In the Micromonospora narathiwatensis genome, one interval contains:
- a CDS encoding MarR family winged helix-turn-helix transcriptional regulator, producing the protein MAHPTVPTAGPDTGDRTGLAGDTVRRILHIAAAMRHHQDEEIAGLGLTPAAARALHALDPDRPLPARDLAEQLGCDRSNVTALVDRLEQAGLVERRVDPADRRQKTLVVTGAGRRVRGQVCQVMSDSRLLGGLTTGELATLRELVWKVSDGGCPEPCGEG; encoded by the coding sequence ATGGCGCATCCCACCGTTCCCACCGCCGGCCCCGACACGGGCGACCGCACCGGCCTGGCCGGGGACACCGTGCGCCGGATCCTGCACATCGCCGCCGCGATGCGGCACCACCAGGACGAGGAGATCGCCGGGCTGGGGCTCACCCCGGCCGCGGCCCGGGCCCTGCACGCGCTCGACCCCGACCGTCCGCTGCCCGCGCGTGATCTCGCCGAGCAGCTCGGCTGTGACCGGTCCAACGTCACCGCGCTTGTCGACCGGCTGGAGCAGGCGGGGCTGGTCGAGCGGCGGGTCGACCCGGCCGACCGGCGGCAGAAGACGCTGGTGGTCACCGGGGCCGGCCGGCGCGTACGGGGCCAGGTGTGTCAGGTGATGTCGGACTCCCGACTCCTCGGCGGCCTCACCACCGGGGAGCTGGCCACGCTGCGCGAGCTGGTCTGGAAGGTCTCCGACGGCGGCTGCCCGGAGCCGTGCGGCGAAGGTTGA
- the aceE gene encoding pyruvate dehydrogenase (acetyl-transferring), homodimeric type, producing the protein MATERKRPVITAGLPSQLPDIDPEETSEWVESLDGVIDERGTKRARYVMLRLLERARERQVGVPSLTTTDYINSIPPEREPWFPGDEHIERRIRAYIRWNAAMLVHRAQRPEIGVGGHISTFASSASLYEVGFNHFFRGKDHPGGGDHIFYQGHASPGMYARAFMEGRLSADQLDGFRQELSHPGGGLPSYPHPRLMPDFWEFPTVSMGLGPINAIYQARFNRYLHHRGIKDTSQQHVWAFLGDGEMDEVESLGAIGVAAREELDNLTFVINCNLQRLDGPVRGNGKVMQELEAFFRGAGWNVIKVVWGREWDPLLAADTDGALVNLMNTTPDGDYQTYKAESGAYVREHFFGRDPRTRKMVEHLSDDEIWNLKRGGHDYRKLYAAYKAAMEHTGQPTVILAKTIKGWTLGSHFEARNATHQMKKLTLEDLKLFRDRLYLDIPDKQLEENPYLPPYFHPGEKSEEIEYLKERRQQLGGYLPSRQTTGKALQIPGTERFSDVKRGSGKQKVATTMAFVRLLKDVMKDKEFGKRWVPIIPDEARTFGMDSLFPTAKIYSPHGQRYTSVDRDLFLSYKEATGGQILHEGINEAGSVASFTAAGTSYATHGEPMIPMYIFYSMFGFQRTADGLWAAADQMARGFLLGATAGRTTLNGEGLQHEDGHSLLIAATNPAVVAYDPAFAYEIAHIVENGLHRMYGEAQENIFYYLTIYNEPIFQPAEPQGVDAEGILKGIYRYSPAPQVGGDAPKANLLASGTGMQWALRAQQLLAEDWGVAADVWSVTSWTELRRDAVECEEHNLLNPGAEQRVPYIQRKLADAEGPKVAVSDWMRAVPDLIARWVPGDYTSLGTDGFGMSDTRHALRRHFHVDAESVTVAALRQLALRGAVPAHVPAEAAKKYALEDVNAAPVGETGGDS; encoded by the coding sequence GTGGCTACGGAACGCAAGCGCCCGGTGATCACCGCTGGTCTGCCGAGCCAGCTTCCGGACATCGACCCTGAAGAGACCAGCGAATGGGTCGAGTCGCTCGACGGTGTCATCGACGAACGCGGGACAAAGCGCGCCCGCTACGTCATGCTGCGCCTGCTGGAGCGGGCCCGAGAGCGCCAGGTCGGGGTGCCTTCCCTGACCACCACCGACTACATCAACTCCATCCCGCCGGAGCGCGAGCCGTGGTTCCCGGGTGACGAGCACATCGAGCGGCGGATCCGGGCGTACATCCGATGGAACGCCGCCATGCTGGTGCACCGGGCGCAGCGTCCCGAGATCGGCGTGGGCGGGCACATCTCCACCTTCGCCAGCTCCGCGTCCCTCTACGAGGTGGGCTTCAACCACTTCTTCCGGGGCAAGGACCACCCGGGCGGCGGCGACCACATCTTCTACCAGGGTCACGCCTCCCCCGGCATGTACGCGCGGGCGTTCATGGAGGGCCGGCTCAGCGCCGACCAGCTCGACGGTTTCCGGCAGGAGTTGTCGCACCCGGGCGGCGGGCTTCCTTCTTACCCGCACCCGCGGCTGATGCCGGACTTCTGGGAGTTCCCCACGGTCTCCATGGGCCTCGGGCCGATCAACGCGATCTACCAGGCCCGGTTCAACCGCTACCTGCACCACCGGGGCATCAAGGACACCTCCCAGCAGCACGTCTGGGCGTTCCTCGGCGACGGTGAGATGGACGAGGTCGAGTCGCTCGGCGCGATCGGCGTGGCCGCCCGCGAGGAGCTGGACAACCTCACCTTCGTGATCAACTGCAACCTCCAGCGGCTGGACGGCCCGGTCCGGGGCAACGGCAAGGTCATGCAGGAGCTGGAGGCGTTCTTCCGGGGCGCCGGCTGGAACGTGATCAAGGTGGTCTGGGGCCGGGAGTGGGACCCGCTGCTCGCGGCGGACACCGACGGTGCCCTGGTCAACCTGATGAACACCACGCCCGACGGCGACTACCAGACCTACAAGGCGGAGTCCGGGGCGTACGTCCGGGAGCACTTCTTCGGCCGCGACCCGCGCACCCGCAAGATGGTCGAGCACCTCAGCGACGACGAGATCTGGAACCTCAAGCGGGGTGGCCACGACTACCGCAAGCTCTACGCGGCCTACAAGGCGGCGATGGAGCACACCGGCCAGCCGACGGTGATCCTGGCCAAGACCATCAAGGGCTGGACGCTGGGCTCGCACTTCGAGGCCCGCAACGCCACCCACCAGATGAAGAAGCTGACGCTGGAGGATCTGAAGCTCTTCCGCGACCGGCTCTACCTGGACATCCCGGACAAGCAGCTGGAGGAGAACCCGTACCTCCCGCCGTACTTCCACCCGGGGGAGAAGTCCGAGGAGATCGAATACCTCAAGGAGCGGCGCCAGCAGCTCGGTGGCTACCTGCCGTCCCGGCAGACCACCGGCAAGGCCCTCCAGATCCCGGGCACCGAGCGGTTCTCCGACGTCAAGCGCGGCTCGGGCAAGCAGAAGGTGGCCACCACCATGGCCTTCGTCCGCCTGCTCAAGGACGTGATGAAGGACAAGGAGTTCGGCAAGCGCTGGGTGCCGATCATCCCGGACGAGGCCCGTACCTTCGGCATGGACTCGCTCTTCCCGACCGCGAAGATCTACTCGCCGCACGGCCAGCGCTACACCTCTGTGGACCGGGACCTGTTCCTGTCCTACAAGGAGGCCACCGGCGGCCAGATCCTGCACGAGGGGATCAACGAGGCCGGCTCGGTCGCCTCGTTCACCGCCGCCGGCACCTCGTACGCCACCCACGGCGAGCCGATGATCCCGATGTACATCTTCTACTCGATGTTCGGGTTCCAGCGGACCGCCGACGGGCTGTGGGCCGCGGCCGACCAGATGGCGCGGGGCTTCCTGCTCGGCGCGACCGCCGGCCGGACCACGCTCAACGGTGAGGGCCTCCAGCACGAGGACGGCCACTCGCTGCTGATCGCCGCGACCAACCCGGCGGTGGTCGCGTACGACCCGGCGTTCGCGTACGAGATCGCGCACATCGTGGAGAACGGCCTGCACCGGATGTACGGCGAGGCGCAGGAGAACATCTTCTACTACCTCACCATCTACAACGAGCCGATCTTCCAGCCGGCCGAGCCGCAGGGCGTGGACGCCGAGGGCATCCTCAAGGGCATCTACCGCTACTCCCCCGCCCCGCAGGTCGGCGGCGACGCGCCGAAGGCGAACCTGCTGGCCTCCGGCACGGGCATGCAGTGGGCGCTGCGGGCCCAGCAGCTGCTCGCCGAGGACTGGGGCGTAGCCGCCGACGTCTGGTCGGTGACCTCGTGGACCGAGCTACGCCGGGACGCGGTGGAGTGCGAGGAGCACAACCTGCTCAACCCGGGCGCCGAGCAGCGGGTGCCGTACATCCAGCGGAAGCTGGCCGACGCCGAGGGGCCGAAGGTCGCCGTCAGCGACTGGATGCGCGCGGTACCGGACCTGATCGCCCGTTGGGTACCCGGCGACTACACCTCGCTCGGCACCGACGGCTTCGGCATGTCGGACACCCGGCACGCGCTGCGCCGGCACTTCCATGTGGACGCCGAGTCGGTGACCGTCGCGGCGCTGCGCCAGCTCGCCCTCCGCGGCGCGGTGCCGGCCCACGTGCCGGCCGAGGCCGCCAAGAAGTACGCGCTGGAGGACGTCAACGCCGCCCCGGTCGGCGAGACCGGCGGCGACAGCTGA
- a CDS encoding SRPBCC family protein has product MILVERSAHVMAPVEAVWDVVQRAEQLPAWLAGVRAAEVLSGEGFGRRQLVQAGRGAAHEAEVIAYQEPTLIGWRERAKGAGARAEARTEIYVQLTPDEEEGGTVVRLIVVRWPAGPVKAALLRLGLRRVGADLEDSLARLTDLAAVG; this is encoded by the coding sequence ATGATCCTCGTGGAACGCAGTGCGCACGTGATGGCGCCGGTGGAAGCGGTCTGGGACGTGGTACAGCGGGCCGAGCAGCTGCCGGCCTGGCTGGCGGGGGTCCGCGCGGCCGAGGTCCTCTCGGGAGAGGGGTTCGGCCGGCGACAACTGGTCCAGGCCGGGCGCGGCGCGGCGCACGAGGCCGAGGTGATCGCCTATCAGGAGCCGACCCTGATCGGGTGGCGGGAGCGGGCCAAGGGCGCCGGCGCCCGGGCCGAGGCACGCACCGAGATCTACGTACAGCTGACCCCGGACGAGGAGGAGGGCGGGACGGTCGTGCGGCTCATCGTCGTACGGTGGCCCGCCGGGCCGGTCAAGGCCGCCCTGCTCCGGCTCGGCCTGCGGCGGGTCGGCGCCGACCTGGAGGACTCGCTCGCCCGGCTGACCGACCTGGCCGCCGTCGGTTGA
- a CDS encoding YjbQ family protein has protein sequence MRSEVISVQTGSRPTVRDITAEAERFVSDQGDGLLHVFVPHATAGLAIIETGSGSDEDLLRALDDLLPTDDRWRHRHGSPGHGRDHVLPAFVPPYATLPVLGGRLQLGTWQSLCLVDTNGDNPTRKVRFSFLPG, from the coding sequence GTGCGCAGTGAGGTGATCAGCGTCCAGACCGGTTCCCGGCCGACCGTTCGGGACATCACCGCCGAGGCCGAGCGGTTCGTCTCCGACCAGGGGGACGGGCTGCTGCACGTCTTCGTGCCGCACGCCACCGCCGGACTGGCGATCATCGAGACCGGCTCCGGCTCCGACGAGGACCTGCTGCGCGCCCTGGACGACCTGCTCCCCACCGACGACCGGTGGCGGCACCGGCACGGCTCACCCGGTCACGGCCGCGACCACGTGCTGCCCGCGTTCGTCCCGCCGTACGCGACCCTGCCGGTGCTCGGCGGCCGCCTCCAGTTGGGCACCTGGCAGTCCCTCTGCCTGGTCGACACCAACGGCGACAACCCCACCCGCAAGGTCCGCTTCTCCTTCCTCCCCGGCTGA
- a CDS encoding helix-turn-helix domain-containing protein, with product MINAGRGGGRTKGAVGGERAEEQQGDGEGGRGLRGAGQRQVETADRGDPEDRGEQGAGGDQGGERRRGGDRHDSGEPADQRAERGRVRRAADQQQPAGGHPRPGRPRRPGQRRHHRCQDQRPRHRQDTPDPLRQTRHRQAAQGETRGVREERQSRRRGGEPQPVLQAQGEHEEEPGVAAHHHAAGRQPDRHPGPAQHRHVEQRIPAAPGAADLPEDRYRNRLRVGRALDRLEEGVDSLAGLAAELGFADQAHLTRTVRAQLGHTPGQLRRLLG from the coding sequence ATGATCAACGCGGGCCGGGGAGGAGGAAGGACGAAGGGTGCGGTGGGCGGCGAGCGCGCCGAGGAGCAGCAGGGTGACGGTGAGGGCGGCCGGGGCCTGCGGGGCGCCGGGCAGCGCCAGGTGGAGACCGCCGATCGTGGTGACCCCGAGGACCGCGGCGAGCAGGGTGCCGGTGGAGACCAGGGCGGAGAGCGCCGCCGCGGAGGCGACCGGCACGATTCCGGTGAGCCGGCCGATCAGCGGGCTGAACGAGGCCGCGTGCGCCGCGCCGCCGACCAGCAGCAGCCCGCTGGCGGGCACCCACGGCCAGGCCGCCCGCGACGCCCAGGCCAGCGCCGCCACCACCGTTGCCAGGACCAGCGGCCCCGCCACCGGCAGGACACCCCGGATCCGCTCCGGCAGACGCGGCACCGCCAGGCCGCACAGGGCGAAACCCGAGGCGTACGGGAGGAACGCCAGTCCCGCCGCCGGGGCGGTGAACCCCAGCCCGTCCTGCAGGCGCAGGGTGAGCACGAAGAGGAACCCGGCGTAGCAGCCCATCACCACGCAGCAGGCCGCCAACCCGACCGCCACCCCGGGCCGGCGCAGCACCGCCACGTCGAGCAGCGGATCCCGGCCGCGCCGGGCGCGGCGGACCTCCCCGAGGACCGCTACCGCAACCGGCTGCGGGTCGGGCGGGCGCTGGACCGGCTGGAGGAGGGGGTCGACAGCCTGGCCGGGCTCGCCGCCGAGCTGGGCTTCGCCGACCAGGCACACCTCACCCGCACGGTCCGCGCGCAACTCGGACACACCCCGGGCCAACTGCGCCGACTGCTCGGCTGA
- a CDS encoding GH1 family beta-glucosidase encodes MTTAPMPDFPAGFRWGVSTSAYQIEGATTADGRGPSIWDTFAHTPGRIVDGSTGDEACDHYHRYAEDVALLAGLGVSGYRFSIAWPRIQPTGRGAANPAGLDFYERLVDALLDRGVEPVATLFHWDLPQALEDAGGWLDRDTAHRFAEYADLVAGRLGDRVKLWITLNEPFIHMSLGHGMGVHAPGRMLLFDAFPVAHHQLLGHGLAAAALRARGCGPVAIANNYSPVRLAGDTDADRAAGAAYDALHNRLFTDPLLGLGYPEGLGFDPGVVRDGDLAVIAAPLDVLGVNYYNPTGIRAAEEGSPLPFEMVPLAGYPRTAFDWPVVPDGLRDLLVQLRDRYGDALPPIQVTESGCAYDDAPDADGRVPDPERIAYLDGHIRAVREAMDAGVEVTGYFVWSLLDNWEWAEGFTKRFGLVHVDYATQRRTPKSSYAWFRDRVVRP; translated from the coding sequence ATGACGACCGCGCCGATGCCCGACTTCCCCGCCGGCTTCCGATGGGGGGTGTCCACCTCCGCGTACCAGATCGAGGGAGCGACCACCGCCGACGGCCGGGGTCCGTCCATCTGGGACACCTTCGCCCACACCCCGGGCCGCATCGTCGACGGCAGCACCGGCGACGAGGCGTGCGACCACTACCACCGGTACGCCGAGGACGTCGCGCTGCTGGCCGGGCTCGGGGTGTCCGGGTACCGGTTCTCGATCGCCTGGCCCCGGATCCAGCCCACCGGCCGGGGCGCGGCCAACCCGGCCGGGCTGGACTTCTACGAACGGCTGGTGGACGCGCTGCTCGACCGGGGCGTGGAGCCGGTGGCCACCCTCTTCCACTGGGACCTGCCGCAGGCCCTGGAGGACGCCGGCGGCTGGCTCGACCGGGACACCGCGCACCGCTTCGCCGAGTACGCCGACCTGGTCGCCGGCCGCCTCGGCGACCGGGTGAAACTCTGGATCACCCTCAACGAACCGTTCATCCACATGAGCCTCGGGCACGGCATGGGCGTACACGCCCCCGGCCGGATGCTGCTCTTCGACGCCTTCCCGGTGGCTCACCACCAGCTTCTCGGACACGGTCTCGCGGCCGCCGCGCTGCGCGCCCGAGGCTGCGGCCCGGTGGCCATCGCGAACAACTACTCCCCGGTGCGGCTGGCCGGGGACACCGACGCCGACCGGGCCGCCGGGGCGGCGTACGACGCGCTGCACAACCGGCTCTTCACCGACCCGCTGCTCGGCCTCGGCTACCCGGAGGGACTGGGCTTCGACCCCGGCGTGGTCCGCGACGGGGACCTGGCGGTGATCGCCGCCCCGCTCGACGTGCTCGGGGTCAACTACTACAACCCGACCGGCATCCGGGCCGCCGAGGAGGGGTCCCCGCTGCCGTTCGAGATGGTGCCGCTGGCGGGGTACCCGCGCACCGCGTTCGACTGGCCGGTGGTCCCGGACGGGCTGCGCGACCTGCTCGTCCAGCTACGCGACCGGTACGGCGACGCGCTGCCGCCGATCCAGGTCACCGAGAGCGGCTGCGCGTACGACGACGCGCCGGACGCCGACGGCCGGGTGCCCGACCCGGAGCGGATCGCGTACCTGGACGGGCACATCCGGGCGGTCCGCGAGGCGATGGACGCCGGGGTCGAGGTGACCGGGTACTTCGTCTGGTCGCTGCTGGACAACTGGGAGTGGGCGGAGGGCTTCACCAAGCGGTTCGGCCTGGTGCACGTCGACTACGCCACCCAGCGGCGTACCCCGAAGTCGTCGTACGCCTGGT
- a CDS encoding NADPH-dependent FMN reductase — protein sequence MSEFSVLALSGSLREASFNTALIRAAQRLAPADLTIEPYAGLGAIPPFNEDVEPVPPAAVVDLRQRIAAADALLIATPEYNYGVPGVLKNALDWASRPSFPITSWVSPLAHKPIAIVGAAPTGMGTVRAQLQLRQLFLWTDSAVVTKPEIIVTNAHEKLAQDGTVRDETTEALLRTLLDALATKIRVTQLAAA from the coding sequence ATGTCCGAATTCTCCGTCCTGGCCCTCTCCGGCAGCCTGCGCGAGGCGTCGTTCAACACCGCCCTCATCCGCGCGGCGCAACGGCTCGCGCCGGCCGACCTGACCATCGAGCCGTACGCCGGCCTCGGCGCCATCCCGCCGTTCAACGAGGACGTCGAGCCGGTGCCGCCGGCCGCCGTGGTGGACCTGCGGCAGCGGATCGCCGCCGCGGACGCCCTGCTCATCGCCACCCCGGAGTACAACTACGGGGTTCCCGGCGTACTCAAGAACGCCCTCGACTGGGCCTCCCGGCCGAGCTTCCCGATCACCTCGTGGGTCTCCCCCCTCGCCCACAAGCCGATCGCCATCGTCGGCGCGGCCCCGACCGGGATGGGCACGGTCCGGGCCCAGCTCCAGCTCCGCCAGCTCTTCCTCTGGACCGACTCCGCCGTGGTCACCAAGCCGGAGATCATCGTGACCAACGCCCACGAGAAGCTCGCCCAGGACGGCACGGTCCGGGACGAGACCACGGAGGCCCTGCTCCGCACCCTCCTCGACGCCCTGGCCACCAAGATCCGCGTCACCCAACTCGCCGCCGCCTGA